A genomic window from Gossypium hirsutum isolate 1008001.06 chromosome D10, Gossypium_hirsutum_v2.1, whole genome shotgun sequence includes:
- the LOC107915920 gene encoding nuclear transcription factor Y subunit B-1, protein MAENVGGSGSNDDDGFREQDRLLPIANVGRIMKQMLPPNAKISKEAKETMQECVSEFISFVTSEASDKCRKERRKTINGEDICWALVTLGFDDYAAPLRRYLNKYREVEGDNKAANQDKVNNNNSDEGKHDWKQ, encoded by the coding sequence ATGGCCGAAAACGTTGGGGGGAGCGGCTCAAACGACGATGATGGTTTCAGGGAGCAAGATCGGTTACTTCCGATTGCTAACGTCGGCCGGATAATGAAGCAAATGCTACCTCCGAATGCAAAAATCTCAAAGGAAGCCAAAGAAACTATGCAAGAATGTGTTTCGGAGTTCATTAGCTTCGTCACAAGTGAAGCATCCGATAAGTGCAGAAAGGAAAGGCGAAAGACTATTAATGGAGAAGATATTTGTTGGGCCTTGGTTACTCTCGGTTTCGACGATTATGCAGCGCCATTGAGAAGATACTTGAACAAGTACAGAGAGGTAGAAGGAGATAACAAAGCAGCAAATCAAGACAAGGTTAATAACAACAACAGTGATGAAGGCAAGCATGATTGGAAGCAGTAG